One region of Balaenoptera ricei isolate mBalRic1 chromosome 5, mBalRic1.hap2, whole genome shotgun sequence genomic DNA includes:
- the NDUFC1 gene encoding NADH dehydrogenase [ubiquinone] 1 subunit C1, mitochondrial, with protein MAPSALLRPFSKLLAPARLPSGSSARSKFYIREPPHGRPDWLKVGLTLGTSVFLWMCLIKQHNEDVLEYKRRNRLE; from the exons ATGGCGCCGTCTGCCTTGCTGCGCCCTTTCTCCAAGCTGCTGGCCCCGGCCAGGCTCCCGAGCGGCT CTTCAGCGCGGTCAAAGTTCTACATTCGGGAACCGCCACATGGCAGACCTGACTGGCTGAAGGTTGGACTGACCTTGGGCACCTCCGTTTTCTTGTGGATGTGT CTCATCAAACAACATAATGAAGATGTTTTAgagtataaaagaagaaatcggtTGGAATAA